Proteins encoded within one genomic window of Methanosarcina barkeri str. Wiesmoor:
- a CDS encoding nucleoside recognition domain-containing protein — MIGLLIKVLDFALPILAMIFVGLVGTSVLVELGLMQKFSRLVSPIFAYTNLPDTCASAFLVSIGSTVAANSMLSQAKKENCLENREVLLCSMMNSTPVYFRELFTYQIPIVLPALGLVVGGFYSIVFVVTAVFKILVIAIASKLFLKNNPCKTPEPQNREKVSLKSAVNRAFRKEFKIFLKIAGVYIIATTIIFILQEQGFFGIFSVLPLAEFFKIPPGSIVPLTSYVASPILGISLLGPMIHSGEITNIQAMIVLMLGSTFMLPIFALRSQLPRKIAIFGTQLGLQIVIYSMAISVFVRLAILLVLLSISP; from the coding sequence ATGATAGGTCTTTTAATCAAAGTACTTGATTTTGCGCTTCCCATACTTGCAATGATTTTTGTGGGGCTTGTGGGTACAAGCGTACTTGTAGAACTCGGCCTGATGCAGAAATTTTCCAGGCTTGTAAGCCCTATCTTTGCCTACACTAACCTGCCCGATACCTGTGCTTCAGCTTTCCTGGTGTCAATAGGGTCTACGGTAGCTGCAAATAGCATGCTTTCCCAGGCAAAAAAAGAGAATTGCCTGGAGAACCGGGAGGTCTTACTCTGTTCAATGATGAATTCTACGCCTGTTTATTTTCGGGAACTTTTTACCTACCAGATTCCCATAGTCCTGCCTGCACTTGGCCTTGTGGTAGGGGGATTTTATTCTATTGTATTCGTAGTCACAGCAGTATTCAAAATCCTGGTAATTGCAATTGCAAGCAAACTGTTCCTTAAAAACAACCCCTGCAAAACCCCTGAACCGCAAAACAGAGAGAAAGTCTCCTTGAAAAGTGCAGTTAACCGAGCTTTCAGGAAAGAGTTTAAGATTTTTTTAAAAATTGCAGGAGTTTACATTATTGCAACTACAATTATTTTTATACTCCAGGAACAGGGATTTTTCGGAATTTTCAGTGTGCTTCCCCTTGCTGAATTTTTTAAAATTCCTCCAGGGTCGATTGTCCCGCTGACAAGCTATGTGGCTAGTCCAATCCTGGGGATCTCACTTCTAGGCCCTATGATTCACTCAGGGGAAATTACGAACATACAGGCAATGATTGTACTCATGCTTGGCAGTACGTTCATGCTCCCTATTTTCGCGCTTCGAAGCCAGCTTCCAAGAAAAATAGCGATTTTCGGGACTCAACTGGGCCTTCAGATTGTCATATACTCAATGGCAATAAGCGTGTTTGTAAGGCTCGCAATCCTGCTAGTACTTTTAAGTATCTCTCCATAA
- a CDS encoding carboxymuconolactone decarboxylase family protein — protein sequence MKNSYFSLRRKPNSYKVKNDYPCSGDKNCESRSYKIFQKECPEVAASFNDHIETQKALKGLDAKTGAVDQHSIQTANRNLRGVQMHAMRAKNEGATHEEIVAAVVLNLHHSGFANVLECLPAAIDGFEGKI from the coding sequence ATGAAGAACTCATACTTTTCCCTGAGACGAAAACCTAATTCTTATAAAGTAAAAAATGATTACCCTTGTTCAGGAGATAAAAACTGCGAGTCAAGATCATATAAAATCTTCCAAAAAGAATGTCCTGAAGTAGCAGCGAGTTTTAACGATCATATCGAAACCCAGAAAGCGTTGAAAGGCCTTGATGCTAAAACCGGAGCAGTTGATCAACATAGCATCCAGACTGCGAATCGAAACCTACGGGGCGTACAGATGCATGCAATGAGGGCAAAGAACGAGGGTGCAACCCATGAAGAAATTGTTGCTGCAGTGGTATTGAACCTTCATCACTCCGGTTTTGCTAACGTTCTTGAATGCCTTCCTGCAGCAATTGATGGATTTGAAGGCAAAATCTAA
- the pyrE gene encoding orotate phosphoribosyltransferase, which translates to MSKTNLETGNNIENQKQELIAALKACGAVRYGNFTLASGKKSKYYIDIKKASTDPKTLKLIARQAAFRIKQMDVNIIAGVELGGVPLATAVSMETELPLLIVRKSVKDYGTRSRFVGDFKPEDRIVMLEDVTTSGGSVRNAIEVVRETGANVTYVISVVDREEGAIENLKEAGTELVPLVSASDLLK; encoded by the coding sequence ATGAGCAAAACAAATTTAGAAACAGGAAATAACATTGAGAATCAGAAACAGGAACTTATCGCAGCCCTCAAGGCTTGCGGAGCCGTACGCTACGGAAATTTCACACTTGCCTCGGGAAAGAAGAGCAAATATTATATAGACATCAAAAAAGCCAGTACTGACCCTAAAACCCTGAAACTTATCGCACGGCAGGCAGCATTCAGGATAAAACAGATGGACGTGAACATAATAGCAGGAGTGGAACTTGGAGGTGTGCCATTGGCAACCGCGGTTTCCATGGAAACCGAACTCCCCCTGCTTATAGTCCGGAAATCTGTAAAGGACTATGGTACAAGAAGCAGGTTTGTAGGCGACTTTAAACCGGAAGACAGGATTGTAATGCTCGAAGATGTCACGACAAGTGGAGGATCGGTCAGAAACGCAATTGAGGTTGTCAGAGAAACCGGAGCAAATGTCACATATGTAATCAGTGTTGTGGACAGGGAAGAAGGAGCAATTGAAAACTTAAAAGAGGCAGGTACGGAACTTGTTCCTCTTGTGAGTGCAAGCGATCTCTTAAAATAA
- a CDS encoding 4Fe-4S dicluster domain-containing protein — protein MKDLMIRPERCLGCRSCEIACAVAHSESKVLFSAIGEKPAPKKRINLEYIPDLGVSLPITCRHCEDAPCVSVCPTKAICQDENASIVSYDPNLCVDCWLCSMVCSRFTSLYHMILVMGCWTSSMNHNRKVISRQAEAGIKCDLCEGRDMPACVEACPTRAIILTEAHEI, from the coding sequence ATGAAGGATTTAATGATTCGCCCCGAACGTTGCCTGGGGTGCCGCTCCTGTGAAATTGCGTGTGCTGTTGCCCATTCCGAAAGCAAGGTTCTCTTTTCGGCCATAGGAGAAAAACCAGCTCCGAAAAAGCGCATCAACCTGGAGTATATTCCTGACCTTGGAGTTTCTCTTCCCATTACCTGCCGTCACTGTGAGGATGCTCCCTGTGTTTCGGTTTGCCCTACGAAAGCTATCTGTCAGGATGAAAATGCCAGCATTGTAAGCTATGACCCGAACCTTTGCGTAGACTGCTGGCTCTGTTCTATGGTATGTTCCCGTTTTACTTCTTTATATCATATGATTCTTGTTATGGGCTGCTGGACCAGTTCCATGAATCACAATCGTAAGGTAATCAGCAGGCAAGCTGAAGCAGGGATAAAATGTGATCTCTGCGAGGGCAGAGATATGCCTGCCTGCGTCGAAGCCTGCCCGACACGTGCTATTATTCTCACCGAGGCGCACGAGATTTAA
- a CDS encoding CDP-2,3-bis-(O-geranylgeranyl)-sn-glycerol synthase, giving the protein MLPAYLSNPFAAVFGGGKPIDGGRTYKDGRRILGDGKTYRGLFSGIFCGFIAGCIEIWLSSRGFEIMGINMPVFGPDYKSALIVVLALASGALFGDMFKSFFKRRMGLKRGASLPLVDQLDFVVGAWVFTYLVAPEWFVSNFTHGIMLTVIIITPLLHLTTNIIGYLIGVKKEPW; this is encoded by the coding sequence ATGCTTCCAGCATACCTTTCCAACCCATTTGCAGCTGTTTTCGGTGGTGGGAAACCGATTGATGGGGGGAGGACGTATAAGGACGGAAGACGGATCCTTGGAGACGGAAAGACTTATAGAGGGCTCTTTTCAGGTATATTTTGCGGGTTTATTGCAGGATGTATTGAGATCTGGCTGAGTTCCAGAGGATTTGAAATTATGGGGATTAATATGCCTGTCTTTGGTCCTGATTACAAAAGCGCTTTAATAGTTGTGCTCGCCCTCGCCTCCGGCGCTCTGTTCGGTGATATGTTCAAGAGCTTTTTCAAGCGCAGGATGGGCCTGAAAAGAGGAGCATCCCTTCCTCTGGTAGACCAGCTTGACTTTGTGGTGGGAGCCTGGGTATTTACATACCTTGTAGCCCCTGAGTGGTTTGTGAGCAATTTCACTCATGGAATCATGCTTACCGTTATTATAATAACGCCTCTTCTCCATCTTACAACAAATATAATCGGATACCTTATAGGTGTAAAAAAAGAACCCTGGTGA
- the pyrG gene encoding glutamine hydrolyzing CTP synthase yields MKYIIVTGGVMSGLGKGITIASIGRNLKDKGYKVTAIKIDPYINIDAGTMSPYQHGEVFVLKDGGEVDLDLGNYERFLDTELTRDHNLTTGKIYLEVISKERRGDYLGKTVQIIPHVTNEIKSRIRKVAARSGADICLIEIGGTVGDIESMPFLEAVRQMHREEPSENIAFIHVTLAMEDLQGEQKTKPSQHSVKELRALGLSPEVIVVRSKSPLQESAKEKIALFCDVPQELVISAHDADDIYEVPLEIEEQGLTTQLMKHLQLESSVENGAWKKMVSRMHSTTNTVKLAIVGKYTNLEDSYLSILEAVKHGGIDNGCRVEVNMVEAEILEENPAEIEKLIQYDGILIPGGFGGRGTEGKMMAIKFARENDIPFLGICLGMQLAVIEFARNVAKLKGANSTEFDEDSPYPVIDLLPEQTGVAEMGGTMRLGDYEAILTEGSIAAKIYGTNYIVERHRHRYEVNPEFVDRLESYGIVFSGKNKNRMEIAEIPGKRFFFGSQFHPEFRSRPGRPSPPFNGLVAAMCKYRKEREGR; encoded by the coding sequence ATGAAGTATATCATAGTTACCGGTGGGGTGATGAGCGGGCTTGGAAAAGGCATTACCATCGCATCCATTGGCAGAAACCTTAAAGACAAAGGTTATAAAGTTACGGCTATCAAGATCGACCCTTACATCAATATTGATGCGGGCACCATGAGCCCCTACCAGCATGGGGAAGTTTTTGTGCTCAAGGACGGCGGGGAAGTGGATCTGGATCTTGGGAATTACGAGCGGTTCCTTGATACTGAACTTACAAGGGACCATAATCTTACCACAGGCAAGATCTACTTAGAAGTAATTTCCAAAGAGAGAAGAGGAGACTACCTCGGAAAAACCGTTCAGATTATTCCCCACGTCACAAATGAGATCAAAAGCAGGATCAGAAAGGTCGCTGCCAGGAGTGGGGCTGATATATGTCTTATTGAAATCGGAGGAACTGTTGGGGATATTGAAAGCATGCCTTTCCTTGAGGCTGTGCGCCAGATGCACAGGGAAGAACCTTCCGAAAATATCGCATTTATACATGTGACCCTGGCTATGGAAGACCTTCAGGGTGAGCAAAAAACCAAGCCTTCGCAGCATTCTGTAAAGGAACTCCGTGCCCTTGGGCTCAGTCCTGAAGTAATCGTTGTAAGATCAAAGTCTCCTCTTCAGGAAAGTGCCAAAGAGAAGATTGCCCTCTTTTGTGATGTGCCCCAGGAGCTGGTTATCAGCGCTCACGACGCCGACGATATTTATGAAGTGCCTCTTGAGATAGAAGAGCAGGGATTGACCACCCAGCTCATGAAACACCTGCAACTGGAGTCAAGTGTCGAAAACGGTGCATGGAAAAAGATGGTCTCAAGGATGCACTCTACAACCAACACGGTTAAACTTGCAATCGTCGGAAAATATACGAATCTTGAGGACTCTTACCTCAGCATCCTTGAAGCTGTCAAGCACGGAGGAATTGATAACGGATGCAGGGTTGAAGTCAATATGGTTGAAGCCGAAATCCTGGAAGAAAATCCAGCCGAGATTGAGAAGCTAATACAGTATGATGGGATTCTTATTCCGGGCGGTTTTGGCGGTCGCGGCACAGAAGGCAAGATGATGGCGATTAAGTTCGCCAGGGAAAATGATATTCCTTTCCTTGGGATCTGCCTGGGCATGCAGCTTGCAGTCATCGAATTTGCCAGAAATGTGGCTAAACTCAAAGGAGCAAACAGTACGGAATTTGATGAAGATTCCCCTTATCCTGTGATTGATCTCCTACCTGAGCAGACCGGTGTTGCAGAAATGGGCGGAACCATGCGCCTTGGAGACTATGAAGCCATCCTTACAGAAGGCTCTATTGCCGCTAAAATCTATGGGACCAATTACATTGTCGAGCGTCACCGCCACAGGTATGAGGTTAACCCGGAGTTTGTTGACAGACTTGAGTCTTATGGCATTGTCTTTTCCGGCAAAAACAAGAACAGGATGGAAATTGCCGAGATTCCTGGCAAGCGTTTCTTCTTTGGTTCCCAGTTCCATCCTGAGTTCAGATCACGGCCTGGAAGACCGTCTCCTCCATTCAATGGCCTCGTCGCAGCAATGTGCAAATACAGAAAGGAAAGAGAAGGACGATAA
- a CDS encoding universal stress protein, which translates to MTNSFYRKIMVATDGSESVRKAVETAVEIAKISGAKLYAVYVIASGGLSIIYPKDMGWEKAILEYFKAEGKEATNYVENSGKTENVEVESVILQGSPANELVDFAEQSDIDLIVMGTLGKTGIERFLLGSVAENVVRNSKKPVLVVRGETV; encoded by the coding sequence ATGACTAACAGTTTTTACAGGAAGATAATGGTTGCAACCGACGGTTCGGAATCTGTCAGAAAAGCGGTCGAAACAGCAGTTGAAATAGCAAAAATAAGCGGAGCAAAATTGTATGCTGTGTACGTGATTGCTTCTGGAGGTCTTTCGATAATTTATCCAAAGGATATGGGATGGGAAAAGGCCATTCTAGAATACTTCAAGGCCGAAGGCAAAGAGGCCACGAATTATGTCGAAAACTCTGGGAAAACTGAAAATGTTGAGGTTGAATCCGTAATTCTGCAAGGAAGTCCTGCGAATGAGCTTGTCGATTTTGCAGAACAAAGCGATATTGACCTTATTGTCATGGGCACACTTGGAAAGACTGGAATTGAGAGGTTCTTGCTCGGGAGTGTGGCCGAAAACGTGGTAAGAAACTCAAAAAAACCAGTACTTGTAGTAAGAGGAGAAACTGTTTAA
- the cooS gene encoding anaerobic carbon-monoxide dehydrogenase catalytic subunit: protein MKTEIYEKSIDLASQKMLQKAEKEGIETAWDRYEKQLPQCSFGQLGVCCRNCNMGPCRIDPFGEGAQKGICGATADIIVARNFLRMIAAGAAAHSDHARDAVLTFKKMSEGEAGSYGIKDEAKLLSLASEYGISSEGKNLEEVAAKLANTLLQEFGKQDGHLQCTRRVPESRLKLWAELGIEPRGIDREIVECMHRTHIGVDNDAVHILLQGLRTGLSDGWGGSMIATDVQDILFGVPQPRRSTVNLGVLSRDKVNVIVHGHEPILSEMIVEATENPELLKLAEEKGAAGINVVGICCTGNETLMRHGIPIAGNFLQQELAVITGAVEAMVVDVQCIMPSLGELTGCYHTKFISTSPKADFPNTVRMEFHEDRAYETATEIVRTAVENFPNRVPEKVTIPEEKQECMAGFSAEAILSALGGSPDPLIEAIKGGAVRGIGAVVGCNNIKVKHNYGHVNLVKELIENNVLVVTTGCNAIACAEAGLLLPEASELAGDGLKAVCKALGIPPVLHMGSCVDISRILVLSAAIANRLGVDISDLPAAGAAPEWMSEKAVSIGAYVVSSGVFTVLGTIPAVLGSQAVTSLLTGGLNDVVGASFAVEPDPFKAADLMLEHIDEKRKALGLN from the coding sequence ATGAAGACGGAAATATATGAGAAAAGTATTGACCTTGCAAGTCAGAAAATGCTTCAGAAGGCCGAAAAAGAAGGCATTGAAACCGCCTGGGACAGGTATGAAAAACAACTGCCTCAATGCAGTTTCGGGCAGCTAGGAGTTTGCTGCCGGAATTGTAATATGGGTCCATGCAGGATAGATCCCTTCGGAGAGGGAGCTCAAAAGGGAATTTGCGGCGCTACTGCAGACATCATAGTTGCAAGGAATTTCCTTAGAATGATTGCCGCAGGTGCAGCAGCTCATTCCGACCATGCAAGAGACGCTGTTCTGACCTTTAAGAAAATGAGTGAAGGAGAAGCTGGAAGTTACGGGATAAAAGATGAAGCAAAACTGCTATCTCTTGCCTCGGAATATGGGATTTCCTCAGAGGGCAAAAACCTGGAGGAAGTCGCAGCCAAACTTGCTAACACACTGCTTCAGGAATTTGGAAAACAGGATGGACATCTCCAGTGTACCAGAAGAGTTCCGGAATCAAGGCTCAAGCTCTGGGCCGAGCTTGGAATAGAGCCCAGGGGGATTGACCGGGAAATCGTGGAATGCATGCACAGGACTCATATAGGTGTGGACAATGATGCGGTTCATATCCTGCTGCAAGGACTGCGCACAGGGCTTTCCGATGGTTGGGGAGGCTCGATGATAGCCACCGACGTCCAGGACATACTCTTTGGAGTTCCACAGCCTAGAAGAAGCACCGTTAATCTGGGGGTGCTGTCCAGAGACAAAGTAAATGTAATTGTCCACGGGCACGAACCTATTCTCTCAGAAATGATCGTGGAAGCTACAGAAAACCCCGAGCTCCTTAAACTTGCAGAGGAAAAGGGTGCAGCAGGCATCAACGTTGTAGGAATATGCTGTACTGGTAACGAGACCCTAATGCGTCATGGGATTCCCATAGCCGGAAATTTCCTTCAGCAGGAGCTGGCAGTAATTACAGGCGCTGTGGAAGCTATGGTTGTTGATGTCCAGTGTATCATGCCCTCGCTTGGAGAACTTACAGGCTGCTACCACACAAAGTTTATATCTACATCTCCAAAGGCCGATTTTCCCAACACCGTAAGAATGGAATTCCATGAGGACAGAGCTTATGAAACCGCAACAGAAATCGTAAGGACTGCCGTTGAAAACTTCCCTAACAGGGTTCCGGAAAAGGTTACCATACCTGAAGAAAAGCAGGAGTGCATGGCAGGCTTCAGTGCCGAGGCTATACTCAGTGCCCTTGGAGGAAGCCCTGATCCTCTCATTGAGGCGATAAAAGGCGGGGCTGTTCGGGGAATAGGGGCTGTTGTCGGCTGCAATAACATAAAAGTAAAGCACAACTACGGCCATGTCAACCTCGTTAAAGAACTGATCGAAAACAATGTGCTTGTGGTCACAACCGGCTGCAATGCAATTGCATGTGCCGAAGCAGGGCTTCTTCTGCCGGAAGCTTCCGAACTTGCAGGCGATGGTTTAAAAGCCGTCTGTAAGGCTTTGGGCATACCCCCTGTTCTGCACATGGGTTCCTGTGTTGATATCAGCCGTATCCTTGTGCTTTCAGCTGCGATTGCAAACCGCCTGGGTGTGGACATAAGTGATCTTCCAGCAGCAGGAGCAGCCCCTGAATGGATGAGCGAAAAGGCGGTTAGCATCGGGGCTTATGTGGTTTCATCCGGCGTATTTACCGTGCTCGGGACTATTCCGGCTGTTCTTGGAAGTCAGGCTGTTACGTCCCTTCTGACAGGAGGTTTGAACGACGTGGTCGGAGCAAGCTTTGCAGTTGAGCCTGATCCCTTTAAAGCTGCAGACCTGATGCTTGAGCACATTGACGAAAAAAGAAAGGCACTGGGCTTGAACTAA
- a CDS encoding DUF6731 family protein: protein MDTIDKKIYFYRILMKKIGKVVTSDKVFSKINTLPFTNGERYLDLENENSQCMYIEPIKQPLRANIGTVRTKNLPMTEQKGVQDPLNLPPGVGLYEGTHFVIFSNNVMGAEYNYYGPRISCLKNYIPSKVPSLVDEVELIPIMRHDFMEQISKIGEIKKFRMKIQSDNIILTEKLNANLHSMFEQAKRVAYDTEDLDITLNLSHNMKLSMLDKLSEWLPIPEVLSSLSVLKIHAKNEETRKMETFDLLQDYMLSVKPVNKKDELHRSVDKNSMYNAIESSYDELKSEINSVIGNEK from the coding sequence ATGGATACTATTGATAAGAAAATATATTTTTATAGAATACTTATGAAAAAAATTGGTAAAGTTGTTACTTCGGATAAAGTTTTTTCAAAAATCAATACTTTGCCATTTACTAATGGAGAACGTTATTTAGATTTAGAAAACGAAAATTCTCAATGTATGTATATTGAACCTATAAAACAACCATTAAGAGCTAACATAGGTACTGTTAGAACAAAGAATTTACCCATGACAGAACAAAAAGGAGTGCAAGATCCTTTAAATTTACCTCCTGGTGTAGGATTATATGAAGGCACTCATTTTGTAATATTTTCTAATAATGTAATGGGAGCTGAATACAATTATTACGGACCAAGAATAAGTTGTTTAAAAAATTATATTCCATCTAAAGTTCCTAGTTTAGTAGATGAGGTGGAGTTAATCCCGATTATGAGACACGATTTTATGGAGCAAATTTCAAAAATAGGGGAAATTAAAAAGTTTCGCATGAAAATACAAAGTGACAATATCATTCTTACAGAAAAATTGAATGCAAACCTTCATAGCATGTTTGAACAGGCTAAAAGAGTAGCATATGACACGGAAGATTTAGACATTACTTTAAATTTGTCACACAATATGAAATTATCTATGCTCGATAAATTATCAGAATGGTTGCCCATTCCTGAAGTGCTATCCAGTTTATCAGTTTTAAAAATTCATGCAAAAAACGAAGAAACTAGAAAAATGGAAACGTTTGACTTACTTCAAGATTATATGCTTTCAGTAAAGCCAGTAAATAAAAAAGACGAGTTACATAGGTCGGTCGACAAAAACTCTATGTATAATGCAATCGAATCATCTTATGACGAATTAAAATCTGAGATAAATAGTGTAATTGGAAACGAAAAATAA
- a CDS encoding universal stress protein translates to MESKSYDKIMIATDGSRQVEKAIEAAIQLAKFTGARLYAVYVIASTGYTPRNFGWEESLREILEAEAKKAVAFVEEAGKGSGVNVEPVILEGHPANRIMEFAEQEDMDLIVMGTLGRTGFDRFLLGSVAENVVRHSKTPVMVVKGETEK, encoded by the coding sequence TTGGAAAGCAAAAGTTACGACAAGATAATGATTGCAACCGACGGTTCGAGACAGGTAGAAAAGGCAATTGAGGCAGCAATTCAGCTTGCTAAGTTTACTGGAGCAAGACTCTACGCCGTATACGTAATTGCCTCAACGGGCTATACTCCGAGAAATTTCGGGTGGGAGGAGTCACTGAGAGAGATTCTCGAAGCTGAAGCGAAAAAAGCCGTTGCTTTTGTTGAAGAAGCGGGAAAAGGTTCAGGTGTTAATGTCGAACCTGTAATTCTTGAAGGTCATCCTGCAAACAGAATTATGGAATTTGCAGAACAGGAAGACATGGACCTTATAGTTATGGGTACACTTGGAAGAACCGGGTTTGACAGGTTCCTGCTGGGGAGTGTAGCTGAAAATGTAGTAAGGCATTCAAAAACGCCTGTGATGGTCGTAAAAGGTGAAACTGAAAAATGA